From Apium graveolens cultivar Ventura chromosome 9, ASM990537v1, whole genome shotgun sequence, the proteins below share one genomic window:
- the LOC141684772 gene encoding hydroxymethylglutaryl-CoA synthase-like codes for MGSLKNVGILAMEIYFPPTCIQQEILEAHDGASKGKYTIGLGQDCMGFCIEVEDVISMSLTVVTSLLEKYKIDPTQIGRLEVGSETVIDKSKSIKTFVMQVFEECGNTDIEGVDSTNACYGGTAALFNCVNWVESSSWDGRFGLVVCTDSAVYAEGPARPTGGAAAIAMLIGPDAPIAFESKFRGSHMSHAYDFYKPNLASEYPVVDGKLSQTCYLMALDSCYRRYCHKYEKLEGKQFSMDDAYSFVFHSPYNKLVQKSFARLMFNDFLRNASSVDESTKEKLAPFATLSGDESYASRDLEKATQQVAKSQYEVKVQPSTLVPKQVGNMYTASLYAALASLIHNKHSTLDGKRVVMFSYGSGLSATMFSFHLRDGEHPFSLSNIAKVMNIGEKLKSRIEVSPEKFVDIMKLMEHRYGGKDFVTSKDCSLLSPGTYYLTEVDSMYRRFYSKKASIKTI; via the exons ATGGGTTCGTTGAAGAATGTGGGAATCCTGGCCATGGAAATCTACTTCCCTCCTACATGTATTCAACAG GAAATACTAGAGGCTCATGATGGAGCAAGTAAAGGAAAATATACCATTGGATTAGGTCAAGATTGCATGGGATTTTGTATAGAAGTGGAAGATGTTATCTCAATGAG TTTAACAGTTGTCACATCACTTCTTGAAAAATACAAAATTGATCCAACACAAATTGGACGGCTGGAAGTGGGAAGTGAAACTGTGATAGACAAGAGCAAGTCCATTAAGACATTTGTCATGCAAGTTTTTGAG GAATGTGGAAATACTGACATAGAAGGTGTTGACTCGACCAATGCTTGTTATGGAGGAACTGCAGCATTGTTCAACTGTGTCAATTGGGTCGAGAGTAGTTCATGGGATGGACGTTTTGGGCTTGTTGTGTGCACAGATAGCGCG GTGTATGCAGAGGGACCTGCTCGGCCCACTGGAGGAGCAGCTGCTATTGCTATGCTAATAGGGCCTGATGCCCCTATTGCTTTTGAAAGCAAGTTTAGGGGAAGTCATATGTCTCATGCATATGACTTTTACAAGCCCAATCTTGCAAGTGAATATCCG GTTGTTGATGGGAAGCTTTCACAAACTTGTTATCTAATGGCGCTTGATTCTTGCTATAGACGTTATTGTCACAA GTATGAGAAGTTGGAGGGCAAACAATTTTCTATGGATGATGCTTACAGCTTTGTATTTCATTCACCATATAACAAG CTTGTGCAGAAGAGTTTTGCAAGACTGATGTTCAATGATTTCTTGAGGAATGCAAG TTCTGTTGATGAGAGCACTAAAGAAAAGCTGGCACCGTTTGCAACTTTAAGTGGTGACGAAAGCTACGCTAGCAGGGATCTTGAAAAA GCAACGCAGCAGGTCGCGAAGTCCCAGTATGAGGTAAAGGTTCAACCATCGACTTTGGTACCAAAGCAAGTTGGCAACATGTACACTGCATCACTATATGCGGCACTTGCTTCCCTTATTCACAACAAGCATAGCACACTG GATGGGAAAAGGGTTGTAATGTTTTCCTATGGAAGTGGTTTATCTGCCACAATGTTTTCCTTCCATCTCCGTGATGGTGAGCATCCTTTCAGCTTGTCCAACATCGCTAAGGTGATGAACATTGGTGAGAAGTTGAAGTCAAGGATTGAG GTATCTCCAGAAAAATTTGTCGACATCATGAAGCTAATGGAGCATAGATATGGAGGGAAGGACTTTGTAACAAGCAAAGACTGTAGCCTCTTATCTCCGGGAACCTACTATCTAACCGAAGTTGATTCCATGTACAGAAGATTTTACTCCAAGAAAGCATCAATTAAAACAATTTAG